In Pseudoduganella albidiflava, a single window of DNA contains:
- the pth gene encoding aminoacyl-tRNA hydrolase yields the protein MTIRLIVGLGNPGPEYEQTRHNAGFWLVDNLANGRLQRESRFNALAGKTSIGGSEVWLLEPQTYMNRSGQSVGGLARFFKINPDEILVVHDELDLPPGVAKLKKGGSSGGHNGLKDITAALGTQDYWRLRIGIGHPRTLNLAQNVADFVLHRPRREEQLLIDEAIRKSLDVIPLAVAGKMAQATMELHSA from the coding sequence ATGACCATCCGCCTGATCGTCGGCCTCGGCAACCCCGGCCCCGAATACGAGCAAACCCGCCACAATGCCGGCTTCTGGCTGGTCGACAACCTCGCCAATGGCCGCCTGCAGCGCGAGAGCCGCTTCAATGCGCTGGCGGGGAAGACGTCGATCGGCGGCAGCGAGGTGTGGCTGCTGGAACCGCAGACGTACATGAACCGCTCCGGCCAGTCGGTGGGCGGCCTGGCGCGCTTCTTCAAGATCAATCCCGACGAGATCCTCGTCGTGCATGACGAACTCGACCTGCCGCCCGGCGTGGCCAAGCTGAAGAAGGGCGGCTCTTCCGGCGGCCACAACGGCCTGAAGGACATCACCGCCGCCCTCGGCACGCAGGATTACTGGCGGCTGCGCATCGGCATCGGCCACCCGCGCACGCTGAACCTGGCGCAGAACGTGGCCGATTTCGTGCTGCACCGCCCGCGCCGCGAAGAGCAATTGCTGATCGATGAAGCGATCCGCAAGAGCCTGGACGTGATTCCCCTCGCCGTCGCCGGCAAGATGGCGCAGGCGACCATGGAACTGCACAGCGCCTGA
- a CDS encoding 50S ribosomal protein L25/general stress protein Ctc: MKVVAFKRELQGTGASRRLRNSGQTPGIIYGGTEAPVTIALDHNALYHALKKEAFHGAVLDLEIDGKVQQVLLRDFQMHAYKQLVLHADFQRVDANQPVHVKVALHFENAEVSPAVKLHGATISHVTNEIEVSCLPGKLPEFITVDLTNMDVGTSLHASNLSLPEGVTLVTHGSDLTIATASVPAGQVSADAAATEEKK; the protein is encoded by the coding sequence ATGAAAGTTGTTGCATTCAAACGCGAACTGCAGGGCACGGGTGCGAGCCGCCGCCTGCGTAATTCCGGCCAGACCCCTGGCATCATCTACGGCGGCACCGAAGCCCCGGTGACGATCGCCCTGGACCACAACGCGCTGTACCACGCGCTGAAGAAGGAAGCCTTCCACGGCGCCGTGCTGGACCTGGAAATCGACGGCAAAGTGCAGCAAGTGCTGCTGCGCGACTTCCAGATGCACGCATACAAGCAACTGGTCCTGCACGCTGACTTCCAGCGCGTCGACGCAAACCAGCCGGTGCACGTCAAGGTGGCACTGCACTTCGAAAACGCTGAAGTCTCCCCGGCAGTGAAACTGCACGGCGCGACCATCAGCCACGTGACCAACGAAATCGAAGTGTCCTGCCTGCCGGGCAAGCTGCCTGAGTTCATCACCGTCGACCTGACGAACATGGACGTCGGCACCTCGCTGCACGCATCGAACCTGTCGCTGCCAGAAGGCGTGACCCTGGTCACCCACGGTTCCGACCTGACCATCGCTACCGCATCGGTACCGGCTGGCCAAGTGTCCGCCGACGCTGCCGCGACCGAAGAAAAGAAGTAA
- a CDS encoding ribose-phosphate pyrophosphokinase codes for MAYENLMVFTGNANPALAEGVAKNLGIPLGKAVVSKFSDGEVMVEINENVRGKDVFVLQSTCAPTNDSLMELILMVDALKRASAGRITAAIPYFGYARQDRRPRSARVAISAKVVANMLEEAGVERVLIMDLHADQIQGFFDIPVDNIYASPILLGDLQKKDHQDLLVVSPDVGGVVRARALAKRLGCDLAIIDKRRPKANVSEVMNIIGDVEGRNCVIMDDMVDTAGTLVKAAEVLKERGAKKVIAYCTHPVLSGPAIERITNSSLDELVVTDTIPLSDAGKACGKIRQLTCAPLLAETFKRIIKGDSVISLFVD; via the coding sequence ATGGCTTATGAAAACCTGATGGTTTTTACCGGCAACGCTAATCCTGCGTTGGCAGAAGGGGTCGCGAAAAATCTCGGCATCCCTCTCGGCAAAGCGGTCGTTTCGAAATTCTCGGACGGCGAAGTAATGGTCGAAATTAACGAAAACGTCCGCGGTAAAGACGTCTTCGTGCTGCAGTCGACCTGCGCGCCCACCAACGACAGCCTGATGGAACTGATCCTGATGGTCGATGCCCTGAAACGCGCATCCGCTGGCCGCATCACGGCCGCCATCCCTTACTTTGGTTACGCCCGCCAGGACCGCCGCCCGCGTTCCGCCCGCGTCGCGATCTCGGCCAAGGTGGTTGCCAACATGCTGGAAGAAGCCGGTGTCGAGCGCGTCCTGATCATGGACCTGCACGCCGACCAGATCCAGGGTTTCTTCGATATCCCCGTCGATAACATCTACGCTTCGCCGATCCTGCTGGGCGACCTGCAGAAGAAGGATCACCAGGACCTGCTGGTGGTGTCGCCCGACGTCGGCGGCGTGGTGCGTGCCCGTGCGCTGGCCAAGCGCCTCGGCTGCGACCTGGCGATCATCGACAAGCGCCGTCCGAAAGCCAACGTTTCCGAAGTGATGAACATCATCGGCGACGTGGAAGGCCGCAACTGCGTGATCATGGACGACATGGTCGACACCGCCGGCACGCTGGTGAAAGCCGCCGAAGTGCTGAAGGAACGCGGCGCCAAGAAAGTCATCGCGTATTGCACGCACCCGGTGCTGTCCGGCCCGGCGATCGAGCGCATCACCAATTCGTCGCTGGACGAACTGGTGGTGACGGACACGATCCCGCTGTCCGACGCCGGCAAGGCTTGCGGCAAGATCCGCCAGCTGACCTGCGCCCCGCTGCTGGCTGAAACGTTCAAGCGCATCATCAAGGGCGATTCCGTGATCTCCCTGTTCGTCGACTGA
- the ispE gene encoding 4-(cytidine 5'-diphospho)-2-C-methyl-D-erythritol kinase, which translates to MTGRDDDRLLACPAPAKLNLFLHVTGRRPDGYHLLQTVFQMIDRCDTLDFTLRGDGQIRRVTEIPGVPEEQDLVIRAARVLQAEVLRRTGTPPPGVDIALHKILPMGGGLGGGSSDAATTLLALNRLWKAGLSKQELMDLGLPLGADIPFFIFGETAFAEGVGEALQAVAGPDCWYVVIEPGVQVPTAHIFTSEHLTRNTAAVIISDFSRHYAVQSSELRQFGKNDLQQVATRLFPPVAEAVEWLGAHGDARMTGSGACVFCAFYSEEQADAVLDEFHRQAPATWKGWKAKALGRHPLAL; encoded by the coding sequence ATGACGGGCCGCGACGACGATCGCCTGCTGGCCTGCCCGGCACCGGCCAAGCTGAACCTGTTCCTGCACGTGACGGGCCGCCGTCCGGACGGCTACCACCTGCTGCAGACGGTGTTCCAGATGATCGACCGCTGCGATACGCTGGACTTCACGCTGCGCGGCGACGGGCAAATCCGCCGCGTGACCGAGATTCCCGGCGTGCCGGAAGAGCAGGACCTGGTCATTCGCGCCGCCCGCGTGCTGCAGGCGGAAGTCTTGCGCCGCACGGGCACGCCACCGCCGGGCGTTGACATCGCGCTCCACAAGATCCTGCCGATGGGCGGCGGGCTGGGCGGCGGCTCGTCCGATGCCGCCACCACGCTGCTGGCGCTGAACCGGCTGTGGAAGGCCGGGCTGTCGAAACAGGAGCTGATGGACCTCGGCCTGCCGCTGGGCGCCGACATCCCGTTCTTCATCTTCGGCGAAACGGCGTTCGCGGAAGGCGTGGGCGAGGCGCTGCAAGCCGTCGCGGGACCGGACTGTTGGTATGTCGTCATCGAACCGGGCGTGCAAGTGCCGACTGCACACATTTTTACGTCGGAGCATTTGACAAGGAACACAGCCGCCGTCATAATCTCGGACTTTTCCAGGCACTACGCGGTTCAGAGCAGTGAGCTGCGACAGTTCGGGAAAAACGATTTGCAACAAGTGGCCACCCGCTTGTTCCCGCCGGTAGCCGAGGCGGTGGAATGGCTGGGGGCTCACGGCGATGCCAGGATGACTGGCTCCGGTGCATGCGTGTTCTGCGCGTTTTACAGCGAAGAACAAGCCGATGCGGTGCTCGATGAATTTCATCGACAGGCACCAGCCACCTGGAAGGGGTGGAAAGCAAAGGCGCTGGGCAGGCACCCGCTGGCACTTTGA
- the lolB gene encoding lipoprotein insertase outer membrane protein LolB — translation MSKARLSTRISTRIGIPCAILACAAGLLAGCASAPPAALSTAAVAPYASKVELDGRLSVNYLRAGKQESISGKFAWRQSEARTDVTLASPLGQTIATIAVTPGAVTLKEGNNPPRTASDVDTLTAQVLGWPLPVSGLRDWLQGYAVAADGQRFAASPAQPKVTTHDGWELEFVSWQEGAAPPRPRRIDARRGATGDIENIDIRIVVDGAAAP, via the coding sequence ATGAGCAAGGCCCGCCTTTCCACCCGCATTTCCACTCGCATCGGCATTCCTTGCGCCATCCTGGCCTGCGCGGCCGGGCTGCTGGCCGGCTGTGCCAGCGCACCGCCGGCCGCGCTGTCCACGGCCGCCGTGGCGCCGTATGCCAGCAAGGTCGAACTCGATGGCCGCCTGTCCGTCAACTACCTGCGCGCCGGCAAGCAGGAATCCATTTCCGGCAAGTTCGCCTGGCGCCAGAGCGAGGCGCGCACCGATGTGACGCTGGCCTCGCCGCTGGGGCAGACCATTGCCACCATCGCCGTCACGCCCGGCGCGGTCACCCTCAAGGAAGGCAACAACCCGCCGCGCACGGCCAGCGATGTCGACACGCTGACGGCGCAGGTGCTCGGCTGGCCGCTGCCCGTGTCCGGCCTGCGCGACTGGCTGCAAGGCTACGCGGTGGCGGCCGATGGCCAGCGCTTCGCGGCCAGCCCGGCGCAGCCGAAAGTGACCACGCACGATGGCTGGGAACTGGAATTCGTGTCGTGGCAGGAGGGCGCGGCGCCGCCCAGGCCGCGCCGCATCGATGCCCGCCGGGGCGCCACCGGCGACATCGAGAACATCGACATCCGCATCGTGGTCGACGGAGCCGCCGCGCCATGA
- a CDS encoding tetratricopeptide repeat protein: MAAESEDPGADAIAATLQHEEKLPAVELTSDLFYKLTKAELDFKRGQWQSAYVSMMVLAQQTRDPRLARRSAEMALAAKQGNEALAAIRLWRELAPDSDEAVQYFLGFSVLGDDLSESEQVFAQRLGATPAEARGLVMFQMQQYLLRAKDKAAAFALMERVLAPYGATMESHLVLAQAAYAAENRDRAMAEAKRALELKPDSELSALTLAQVMGDADAAGQLFAGFLKKNPNAREVRSAYARLLVEQKRYDAARAQFERMLKDEPDNPGTLYALGIMSIQASDQKGAEDYLRRFVAVLGDSDDPERDPSKGLMLLAQIAEERGDFDGALGWLDKVSSDDPRLYMTSRLKRAHLTAKKGELERARTMLHEIAAVDPAEQAEVLQTEGQLLRDAGRNGEAYMLLADAVQRFPDSPDLLYDFALAAEKQDKPEEMEAALRKVMAAVPDNHHAYNALGYSLAERGVRLDEAHALIDKALKMAPNDPYIMDSMGWVQFRQGRLDEAEATLRRAYALRSDAEIAVHLGEVLWQRGKRDEAQKLWRAARAKDPGSDALRDTLARLNTSL; encoded by the coding sequence GTGGCTGCGGAGTCCGAGGACCCGGGCGCGGACGCCATCGCCGCTACCCTGCAGCACGAGGAAAAGCTGCCCGCCGTCGAGCTGACCAGCGACCTGTTCTACAAGCTCACCAAGGCCGAACTGGATTTCAAGCGGGGCCAGTGGCAAAGCGCCTATGTGTCGATGATGGTGCTGGCGCAGCAGACCCGCGACCCGCGGCTGGCGCGCCGGTCGGCCGAGATGGCGCTGGCCGCCAAGCAGGGCAACGAGGCGCTGGCGGCAATCCGCCTGTGGCGCGAACTGGCGCCCGATTCCGATGAGGCGGTGCAGTATTTCCTGGGCTTTTCCGTGCTGGGCGACGACCTGTCCGAGTCCGAGCAGGTCTTCGCGCAGCGCCTGGGCGCCACACCGGCCGAGGCGCGCGGCCTCGTCATGTTCCAGATGCAGCAGTACCTGCTGCGGGCGAAGGACAAGGCCGCGGCGTTCGCGCTGATGGAACGCGTGCTGGCACCCTACGGCGCCACGATGGAAAGCCACCTGGTGCTGGCCCAGGCCGCCTACGCGGCCGAGAATCGCGACCGCGCGATGGCCGAGGCGAAGCGCGCGCTGGAACTGAAGCCCGATTCCGAACTGTCGGCGCTCACGCTGGCGCAGGTGATGGGCGATGCCGACGCGGCCGGCCAGCTGTTCGCCGGCTTCCTGAAGAAGAACCCGAACGCGCGCGAGGTGCGCTCGGCGTACGCGCGCCTGCTGGTGGAGCAGAAGCGCTACGACGCGGCGCGCGCCCAGTTCGAACGGATGCTGAAGGATGAACCGGACAATCCCGGCACGCTGTACGCCTTGGGCATCATGTCGATCCAGGCCAGCGACCAGAAGGGCGCGGAAGACTACCTGCGCCGTTTCGTGGCCGTGCTGGGCGACAGCGACGATCCGGAGCGCGACCCGTCGAAAGGGCTGATGCTGCTGGCGCAAATCGCCGAGGAGCGGGGCGATTTCGACGGCGCGCTGGGCTGGCTGGACAAGGTGAGCAGCGACGACCCGCGGCTGTACATGACGTCGCGCCTGAAGCGCGCGCACCTCACCGCGAAGAAGGGCGAGCTGGAACGGGCCCGCACCATGCTGCACGAGATCGCCGCCGTCGATCCCGCCGAGCAGGCCGAGGTGCTGCAGACGGAGGGCCAGCTGCTGCGCGATGCCGGCCGCAACGGCGAAGCCTACATGCTGCTGGCCGATGCCGTGCAGCGCTTCCCGGACAGCCCGGACCTGCTGTACGACTTCGCGCTGGCCGCCGAAAAGCAGGACAAGCCCGAGGAAATGGAAGCGGCGCTGCGCAAGGTGATGGCCGCCGTGCCGGACAACCACCACGCCTACAATGCGCTCGGCTACTCGCTGGCCGAGCGCGGCGTGCGCCTCGACGAAGCGCATGCGCTGATCGACAAGGCCCTGAAGATGGCGCCGAACGATCCCTACATCATGGATTCGATGGGCTGGGTGCAGTTCCGCCAGGGCCGGCTGGACGAAGCGGAAGCCACGCTGCGCCGTGCCTATGCGCTGCGCAGCGATGCCGAGATCGCGGTGCACCTGGGCGAAGTGCTGTGGCAGCGCGGCAAGCGCGACGAGGCGCAGAAGCTGTGGCGCGCAGCGCGCGCCAAGGACCCGGGCAGCGACGCGCTGCGCGATACGCTGGCGCGGCTGAACACCAGTCTGTGA
- the mutM gene encoding bifunctional DNA-formamidopyrimidine glycosylase/DNA-(apurinic or apyrimidinic site) lyase, translated as MPELPEVEVTRRGVAPHIEGRAVREVVLRRAGLRWPFPAALPEILADRTVTTTGRRGKYLLVEFEHGTLIIHLGMSGHLRVLPPGVPAQKHDHIDIVVEGPQGQQVLRMTDPRRFGAVLWHPNEEGELDSHLLLRGLGVEPLGPEFTGELLYRKTRGRTVAVKSALLAGDIVVGVGNIYCSESLFRAGINPKTPAGRIGLARYEKLAQAIRDVLAEAIVQGGSTLRDFIAVNGQSGYFQNTYFVYDRAGLPCRVCGAPIRQIKQGQRSTFYCVSCQK; from the coding sequence ATGCCAGAATTACCGGAAGTTGAAGTCACCCGGCGCGGCGTCGCGCCCCACATCGAAGGCCGCGCCGTGCGCGAGGTGGTGCTGCGCCGGGCCGGCCTGCGCTGGCCCTTCCCCGCCGCCCTGCCGGAAATCCTGGCCGACCGCACGGTGACGACGACGGGGCGCCGCGGCAAGTACCTGCTGGTGGAATTCGAACACGGCACGCTGATCATCCACCTGGGCATGAGCGGCCACCTGCGCGTGCTGCCGCCGGGCGTGCCGGCGCAGAAGCACGACCACATCGACATCGTGGTGGAAGGCCCGCAGGGGCAGCAGGTGCTGCGCATGACGGACCCGCGCCGCTTCGGCGCCGTGCTGTGGCATCCGAACGAGGAAGGCGAGCTCGATTCGCACCTGCTGCTGCGCGGCCTGGGCGTGGAGCCGCTCGGCCCGGAATTCACCGGCGAACTGCTGTACCGGAAGACGCGCGGCCGCACGGTCGCCGTGAAGTCGGCCCTGCTGGCCGGCGACATCGTGGTCGGTGTCGGCAATATCTACTGTTCCGAAAGCCTGTTCCGCGCCGGGATCAACCCGAAGACGCCGGCCGGCCGCATCGGCCTGGCGCGCTACGAGAAGCTGGCGCAGGCGATCCGCGACGTGCTGGCCGAGGCGATCGTCCAGGGCGGCAGCACGCTGCGCGACTTCATCGCGGTGAATGGCCAGTCCGGCTATTTCCAGAACACGTATTTCGTGTACGACCGGGCGGGCCTGCCGTGCCGCGTGTGCGGCGCCCCGATCCGGCAGATCAAGCAGGGGCAGCGCTCCACCTTCTATTGTGTCAGTTGCCAAAAATGA
- a CDS encoding dynamin family protein, with translation MMRDLEQYSAWRQGVAAALRAYRDGAQAADLLDAATAQRIARTLARLTDDKLSVAFVAEFSRGKSELINAIFFADYGQRILPSAAGRTTMCPTELLYDPAQPASIRLLPIETRAANLSTSDYRDDPRAWTVLPLNVDAAADMHEAFRQVSQTRAVPVDEARRYGLYDPDDPDLAATVNEEGMVEISRWRHAIINFPHPLLKQGLVILDTPGLNAIGTEPELTLNLIPSAHAVLFILAADTGVTKSDIEVWREHIGAGAGRMVVLNKIDGMWDPLRSEAEVDGEIARQRAHAAQLLAVDERQVFPVSAHKALVAKITGDDALLERSRVGRLEQALFDELIPAKRDIVRRRLAEDLGALNGAQGAMLAAKQRGIAEQLHELNSLRGKNQNVIAHMVRRVDAEKKEFDASLFRMQAARTAFTRLSTELYGTLGMDVLRDHVLQAREAMARSHWSAGLREAVRLFFDSVQAELEESDRKAVEIRTTMEGVYRQFSAEHGVALPPPPPFGLAKYRAQVSDIEALYQKQFGAAALLTTSRTVLMERFFDTIASQVKRCFKAANAECESWLKVIMGPLEAQVRQHREQLKGRQASIGRIHDAADTLEQKIEAFERTQAALERQKAGLAALADAIAAAIDTEPPY, from the coding sequence ATGATGCGCGACCTCGAACAGTACAGTGCCTGGCGCCAGGGCGTGGCGGCGGCGCTGCGCGCCTACCGCGACGGCGCGCAGGCGGCCGACCTGCTCGATGCCGCCACCGCCCAGCGCATCGCCCGCACGCTGGCCCGGCTGACGGACGACAAGCTGTCGGTCGCCTTCGTCGCCGAGTTCTCGCGCGGCAAATCGGAGCTGATCAACGCGATCTTCTTCGCCGACTACGGGCAGCGCATCCTGCCGTCGGCGGCCGGCCGCACCACCATGTGCCCCACCGAGCTGCTGTACGATCCCGCCCAGCCAGCCTCGATCCGGCTGCTGCCGATCGAGACCCGGGCCGCCAACCTCTCCACCAGCGATTACCGCGACGACCCGCGCGCATGGACCGTGCTGCCGCTGAACGTGGACGCGGCCGCCGACATGCACGAGGCGTTCCGCCAGGTCAGCCAGACCCGCGCCGTGCCGGTGGACGAAGCGCGCCGCTATGGCCTGTACGACCCGGACGATCCCGACCTGGCGGCCACGGTGAACGAGGAAGGCATGGTGGAAATTTCGCGCTGGCGCCATGCGATCATCAATTTCCCGCATCCGCTCCTGAAGCAGGGCCTGGTGATCCTGGACACGCCGGGCCTGAACGCGATCGGCACCGAGCCGGAGCTGACGCTGAACCTGATCCCCAGCGCCCATGCCGTGCTGTTCATCCTGGCCGCCGATACGGGCGTGACGAAGAGCGATATCGAAGTCTGGCGCGAGCACATCGGCGCCGGCGCGGGCCGGATGGTCGTGCTGAACAAGATCGACGGCATGTGGGACCCGCTGCGCTCGGAAGCCGAAGTCGATGGCGAGATCGCGCGCCAGCGGGCACACGCGGCGCAGCTCCTGGCCGTCGACGAGCGCCAGGTGTTTCCGGTCTCGGCGCACAAGGCGCTCGTGGCGAAGATCACGGGCGACGACGCGCTGCTGGAACGCAGCCGCGTGGGCCGGCTGGAACAGGCGCTGTTCGACGAGCTGATCCCGGCCAAGCGGGACATCGTGCGGCGGCGCCTGGCCGAGGACCTGGGCGCGCTGAACGGCGCACAGGGCGCCATGCTGGCCGCGAAGCAGCGCGGCATCGCCGAACAGCTGCATGAACTGAACAGCCTGCGCGGCAAGAACCAGAACGTGATCGCCCACATGGTGCGCCGCGTCGATGCCGAGAAAAAGGAATTCGACGCCAGCCTGTTCCGCATGCAGGCGGCGCGCACCGCGTTCACGCGCCTGTCGACGGAGCTGTACGGCACGCTGGGCATGGACGTGCTGCGCGACCACGTGCTGCAGGCACGCGAGGCGATGGCGCGCAGCCACTGGTCGGCCGGCCTGCGCGAGGCGGTGCGCCTGTTCTTCGACAGCGTGCAGGCGGAGCTGGAGGAATCGGACCGCAAGGCCGTGGAAATCCGCACCACGATGGAAGGCGTGTACCGGCAGTTCTCCGCCGAGCATGGCGTGGCGCTGCCGCCACCGCCGCCCTTCGGCCTGGCGAAGTACCGCGCGCAGGTATCGGACATCGAAGCGCTGTACCAGAAGCAGTTCGGCGCCGCCGCGCTGCTGACCACCAGCCGCACCGTGCTGATGGAGCGCTTCTTCGACACCATCGCGTCGCAGGTCAAGCGCTGCTTCAAGGCGGCCAACGCGGAATGCGAGAGCTGGCTGAAGGTGATCATGGGACCGCTGGAGGCGCAGGTCCGGCAGCACCGCGAACAGCTGAAGGGCCGCCAGGCGTCGATCGGGCGCATCCACGACGCGGCCGACACGCTGGAACAGAAAATCGAAGCCTTCGAGCGCACGCAGGCGGCGCTGGAACGGCAGAAGGCAGGGCTGGCCGCGCTGGCCGACGCGATCGCGGCCGCCATCGACACGGAACCGCCCTACTAG
- the mutY gene encoding A/G-specific adenine glycosylase encodes MQYDDPTFSAALIAWQQQHGRHTLPWQNTRDAYRIWLSEIMLQQTQVAAVLGYYARFLERFPTVHDLAAAPVEDVMAQWSGLGYYTRARNLHKCAQRVVAEYGGVFPADPALLAELPGIGRSTAAAIAAFSGGARAAIMDGNVKRVFARVFGIDTFPGERRTEEAMWRRAEALLPAQGIESYTQGLMDMGATLCTRSSPDCARCPMQARCVAFATGRTRELPVRKPKKATPEKHTTMLLVVHGGQVLLEQRPGAGIWGGLLSLPEVNGHVAADDDALPEVDDDAVASALLPFGVAESRERLNTVTHVFTHYRLQIVPVLVTLAQRAPLAADGRYVWLDAGRLADAALPAPVKKLLVELLGSNAQARMF; translated from the coding sequence TTGCAGTACGACGACCCCACTTTTTCGGCCGCGCTGATCGCGTGGCAGCAGCAGCACGGCCGGCATACGCTGCCGTGGCAAAACACCCGCGATGCCTACCGCATCTGGCTTTCCGAGATCATGCTGCAGCAGACGCAGGTGGCCGCGGTGCTCGGCTATTACGCCCGTTTCCTGGAGCGCTTCCCCACCGTGCACGACCTGGCCGCCGCGCCGGTCGAAGACGTGATGGCGCAATGGAGCGGCCTGGGTTACTACACGCGCGCCCGCAACCTGCACAAGTGCGCACAGCGCGTGGTGGCGGAATACGGCGGCGTGTTCCCGGCCGACCCGGCGCTGCTGGCCGAACTGCCCGGCATCGGCCGCTCCACGGCTGCGGCGATCGCCGCGTTCTCCGGCGGCGCGCGCGCCGCGATCATGGATGGCAACGTCAAGCGCGTGTTTGCCCGCGTGTTCGGCATCGACACCTTCCCCGGCGAACGCAGGACGGAAGAAGCGATGTGGCGGCGCGCCGAAGCGCTCCTGCCCGCCCAGGGCATCGAATCGTACACGCAGGGCCTGATGGACATGGGTGCCACGCTGTGCACCCGCAGCAGCCCGGATTGCGCGCGCTGCCCGATGCAGGCGCGCTGCGTGGCCTTTGCCACCGGCCGCACCAGGGAACTCCCGGTGCGCAAGCCGAAGAAGGCCACGCCGGAAAAGCACACGACCATGCTGCTCGTCGTGCATGGCGGCCAGGTGCTGCTGGAGCAGCGGCCCGGTGCCGGCATCTGGGGCGGCCTGCTGTCGCTGCCCGAGGTGAACGGCCATGTCGCCGCGGACGACGATGCCCTGCCCGAGGTCGACGACGATGCGGTGGCCAGCGCGCTGCTGCCGTTCGGCGTGGCGGAATCGCGCGAACGCCTGAACACGGTCACGCACGTGTTCACCCATTACCGGCTGCAGATCGTGCCCGTGCTGGTCACGCTGGCCCAGCGCGCGCCGCTGGCGGCGGATGGCCGTTACGTATGGCTGGATGCGGGGCGGCTTGCGGACGCGGCGCTGCCGGCGCCGGTGAAGAAACTGCTGGTGGAGTTGCTGGGGTCGAATGCGCAGGCGCGGATGTTCTGA
- a CDS encoding deoxyguanosinetriphosphate triphosphohydrolase yields the protein MEEALAPYAAHSDKGRGRRYAETAHASRSQFQRDRDRIIHSTAFRRLEYKTQVFLNHEGDLFRTRLTHSLEVAQVGRSLARNLRLNEDLVEAIALAHDLGHTPFGHVGQDVLNECMKEHGGFEHNLQSLRVVDHLEEQYGAFDGLNLMFETREGILKHCSATNARQLGEVAQRFLDRTQPSLEAQLTNLADEIAYNSHDIDDGLRSGLITIAQLEQVDFFARLWREVQDKYPGLTGRRAIYETLRRLITALADDLIATSLERIAEANPQSIDEVRAAPPLIRFSDPMRKDATELKRFLRENLYRHYKVNRMRLKASRMVRELYDAFTADPLLLPPDYREPSGDATRQARRIADYIAGMTDRYAIHVHRKLYSLEEL from the coding sequence ATGGAAGAAGCGCTCGCTCCCTACGCCGCGCATTCGGACAAGGGGCGCGGGCGCCGCTATGCCGAAACGGCGCACGCCTCGCGCAGCCAGTTCCAGCGCGACCGCGACCGCATCATCCACAGCACGGCGTTCCGCCGGCTCGAATACAAGACCCAGGTGTTCCTGAACCACGAGGGCGACCTGTTCCGCACGCGGCTCACGCACAGCCTGGAAGTGGCGCAGGTGGGCCGTTCGCTGGCGCGCAACCTGCGGCTGAACGAAGACCTGGTGGAGGCGATCGCGCTGGCCCACGACCTGGGCCACACGCCGTTCGGCCATGTCGGGCAGGACGTGCTGAACGAATGCATGAAGGAGCACGGCGGCTTCGAGCACAACCTGCAAAGCCTGCGCGTGGTCGACCACCTGGAAGAGCAGTACGGCGCGTTCGATGGCCTGAACCTGATGTTCGAGACGCGCGAGGGCATCCTCAAGCACTGCTCGGCCACGAACGCCCGGCAGCTGGGCGAAGTGGCCCAGCGCTTCCTCGACAGGACACAACCGTCGCTGGAAGCGCAGCTGACCAACCTGGCCGACGAGATCGCCTACAACAGCCATGACATCGACGATGGCCTGCGCTCCGGCCTGATCACGATCGCGCAACTGGAACAGGTGGATTTCTTTGCCCGGCTGTGGCGCGAAGTGCAGGACAAGTACCCGGGCCTGACCGGCCGCCGCGCCATCTATGAAACGCTGCGCCGGCTGATCACGGCGCTGGCGGATGACCTGATCGCCACCTCGCTGGAGCGCATCGCCGAGGCGAACCCGCAAAGCATCGACGAGGTGCGCGCCGCGCCGCCGCTGATCCGCTTTTCCGACCCGATGCGCAAGGATGCGACGGAGCTGAAGCGCTTCCTGCGCGAGAACCTGTACCGCCACTACAAGGTGAACCGGATGCGGCTGAAGGCCAGCCGCATGGTGCGCGAGCTGTACGACGCGTTCACGGCCGATCCGCTGCTGCTGCCGCCGGACTACCGCGAACCGTCCGGTGACGCCACCAGGCAGGCCCGCCGCATTGCCGACTATATCGCCGGCATGACGGACCGCTATGCGATCCATGTGCACCGGAAACTGTATTCGCTGGAGGAGCTGTGA